A region from the Leptospira venezuelensis genome encodes:
- a CDS encoding ABC transporter permease has product MNELILFELKENIRSKWMFVFAGFLAISAGALNYFGDENGGRLVVSQMNLVLFVVPLFSITFAGLTFNDSLPFAEVLLSKSLTRTQYFFGKYFGVSLSLFLSFLVGLAIPGLPFLFTEPKLTILFVELLLFGTVLILVFVSLGFLLASFFKKGELIVSGALLIWLYFFLLFDSFVFMLSIYLGDYPVEIPALLVILFNPVDLVRILIILQTKASVLLGFSGAFLIRSLGISFVVLLSILFLIFWITMPLSISYKRFLVRNF; this is encoded by the coding sequence ATGAACGAATTAATCTTATTTGAACTAAAAGAAAATATTAGAAGCAAATGGATGTTTGTGTTTGCTGGCTTTCTTGCAATTTCTGCGGGAGCACTCAACTATTTCGGGGACGAGAACGGTGGAAGATTAGTTGTAAGCCAGATGAATCTGGTCTTATTTGTAGTCCCTTTATTCTCCATTACGTTTGCTGGACTAACATTCAACGATTCACTTCCTTTTGCGGAAGTACTTCTTTCTAAATCATTGACTAGAACCCAATATTTTTTTGGGAAATATTTCGGGGTCAGTTTATCTTTATTTTTAAGTTTTCTAGTTGGGCTTGCGATTCCGGGGCTACCATTTCTTTTCACTGAACCTAAGCTTACGATCTTATTTGTTGAGTTACTCCTTTTCGGAACTGTATTAATTTTAGTATTTGTTTCTCTGGGATTTTTATTAGCTTCTTTTTTTAAAAAGGGAGAGCTGATCGTTTCAGGAGCCTTACTTATTTGGTTATATTTCTTTTTACTATTCGATTCGTTTGTTTTTATGTTGAGTATATATTTAGGCGATTATCCGGTAGAAATCCCTGCATTACTTGTAATTCTATTTAATCCAGTCGATCTAGTTCGGATTTTGATCATTCTACAAACGAAAGCATCTGTACTGCTTGGATTCTCAGGAGCATTTTTAATCAGAAGTTTAGGCATATCTTTTGTTGTCCTACTGTCTATTTTATTCCTAATATTTTGGATTACAATGCCTTTGAGTATTTCTTACAAAAGGTTTTTAGTTCGAAATTTCTAA
- a CDS encoding transporter codes for MKYRILIYSFLIIFSFNNILSNEVDIPKPAEEPDPHALHRKESNDQAHQHELRADQIAPAGIMFPHVHKKGSWVLDFRYMGMQMSGLLNGNKSLGTYEALWFPQFDPSVSMPTGSLLTGGPNIPQTSVNGYRYMSVPKTMLMESYMTSAMYGISDDTMIMFMVPVVKNQMMMETSNFDSSAMKSGGVGDISFSAAHRILKRNDHEFFLNFGISLPTGSIDERDWMPMMGNQKVPYNMQPGTGTINYLPGVAYSGKSNRFSWGFGANANLRSSKNQNQYRFGNIYELSSWIAYSLSSWVSVSIRVQSVNWDNIKGQDGSLDPKMDPQNDPNRQGGHRTDALVGMNFLLEEKIRFGFEAGKPFHQHLNGPQLAMQTMVNVFVRYDLN; via the coding sequence ATGAAGTATCGTATTTTAATTTACTCTTTTTTAATTATATTTTCTTTTAATAATATTCTTTCTAATGAGGTTGATATTCCTAAGCCTGCAGAAGAACCAGATCCGCATGCACTTCATCGAAAAGAGTCTAACGACCAAGCCCATCAACATGAACTAAGAGCAGATCAGATTGCTCCAGCAGGTATAATGTTCCCTCATGTGCACAAAAAAGGGTCTTGGGTTTTAGATTTTCGTTATATGGGAATGCAAATGTCAGGACTTCTAAACGGAAATAAATCCCTAGGCACCTACGAAGCTCTCTGGTTTCCTCAATTCGACCCAAGTGTTTCTATGCCCACCGGAAGTTTGCTAACAGGAGGACCAAATATTCCTCAAACTTCCGTCAACGGATATCGTTATATGTCAGTTCCAAAGACCATGTTAATGGAATCATATATGACAAGCGCGATGTATGGAATTTCTGACGACACTATGATTATGTTCATGGTCCCCGTCGTAAAGAACCAAATGATGATGGAGACTAGCAATTTCGACTCCTCTGCGATGAAGTCTGGAGGTGTAGGAGATATTTCTTTCTCTGCTGCCCATCGTATTCTAAAAAGGAATGATCATGAATTCTTTTTGAATTTTGGGATCTCTCTTCCCACTGGCTCCATAGACGAAAGAGATTGGATGCCAATGATGGGTAATCAAAAAGTCCCGTATAATATGCAACCTGGAACAGGGACGATCAATTATTTACCCGGAGTCGCATACTCAGGAAAATCAAATCGATTTTCTTGGGGATTCGGAGCCAATGCCAATCTGCGCAGCTCCAAAAATCAAAACCAATATCGTTTCGGAAATATTTATGAACTAAGTTCTTGGATCGCTTATTCTTTATCTTCCTGGGTAAGCGTTTCTATTCGAGTGCAATCCGTTAATTGGGATAATATAAAAGGACAGGACGGTTCATTAGACCCTAAAATGGATCCTCAGAATGATCCGAATCGACAAGGTGGACACCGAACAGATGCGTTAGTCGGCATGAATTTCCTTTTGGAAGAAAAAATTCGATTCGGTTTTGAGGCGGGAAAACCTTTCCACCAACATCTGAACGGTCCTCAACTCGCAATGCAGACAATGGTTAATGTATTCGTTCGTTATGATCTGAATTAA
- a CDS encoding LIC_11090 family protein, producing the protein MKTITAWLLTLIFFPRLLVPAEGIVFEKLFLGNSICHCNHNSNRETHPSREDDFFSAKTELAKSSNSQKQDRPNCHSKSEITTHECGCKKESSDRIFSQIRIFSYYIITAHINIVPALQSTFKVKEVYSGALSKDHTRKLKRPPKNLSLA; encoded by the coding sequence ATGAAAACGATTACAGCTTGGCTTTTAACTCTGATCTTTTTTCCCCGCTTGCTTGTTCCTGCGGAAGGAATCGTATTCGAAAAATTGTTTTTAGGAAATTCTATCTGCCACTGCAATCATAATTCAAATCGAGAAACTCACCCAAGTAGGGAAGATGATTTTTTCAGCGCGAAAACGGAACTGGCTAAATCTAGTAACTCCCAAAAACAAGACCGTCCGAACTGCCATTCTAAGTCAGAAATAACCACACACGAATGCGGATGCAAAAAGGAGAGTTCAGATCGAATCTTTTCTCAAATCAGAATCTTCTCCTATTATATAATTACCGCTCATATAAATATTGTTCCTGCTCTCCAATCTACTTTTAAAGTAAAGGAAGTATATTCAGGAGCATTATCAAAAGATCATACCCGAAAATTAAAACGTCCTCCCAAAAATCTTTCCTTAGCCTAA
- a CDS encoding sterol desaturase family protein: MQAYFTEIFRSLLSPIRIIFLPSVKIYWFYILSSILITILLIVWRGWKEKGFSSREYLRENLSKKIWLHESALLDYKYYAINTFLFALFFGYFVISGASVSAFINGSLLKIFGEANFSFSSQTSFIFIYSILFWLANDFGRFFAHWLLHKTFLWEFHKLHHSAKVLNPLTVYRVHPVEAILVNSLGAFCSGIVTGIAVFLFPNGINMLSFLGVNAGIFVFNLYANLRHSHIGLRFPRWLSRILLSPAQHQIHHSVDINLQNKNIGVSFAFWDILFGSLYIPKKGEAENIVFGLEEEEDSDFRNILKIYFLPFRKTLSQLKNMIRTLKQESKS, from the coding sequence ATGCAGGCTTACTTTACGGAAATTTTTCGTTCTCTTCTTAGTCCAATAAGGATTATATTCCTACCTTCTGTAAAGATATATTGGTTTTATATTCTAAGTTCGATTTTGATTACAATTTTACTGATTGTATGGAGAGGATGGAAGGAAAAAGGATTTAGTTCTCGGGAATACCTGCGAGAAAATTTATCCAAGAAGATCTGGCTACATGAATCTGCTCTATTAGATTATAAGTATTACGCAATAAACACATTCTTATTCGCTCTATTCTTTGGTTACTTCGTTATATCAGGTGCCAGTGTATCCGCTTTTATTAACGGATCTCTGCTCAAAATATTCGGAGAGGCAAATTTTTCCTTCTCTTCACAAACCTCCTTCATTTTCATCTATTCGATCTTATTTTGGCTGGCTAACGATTTCGGTAGATTTTTCGCTCACTGGCTTCTTCATAAAACATTTCTTTGGGAGTTTCATAAGTTACATCATTCTGCGAAAGTATTGAACCCTCTCACGGTGTATAGAGTACATCCAGTAGAAGCAATCTTGGTGAATTCATTAGGGGCTTTTTGTTCAGGGATCGTAACAGGGATTGCTGTTTTTTTATTTCCGAATGGCATCAATATGTTGTCTTTCTTAGGTGTAAATGCCGGAATTTTCGTATTCAATCTATATGCAAATTTAAGACATTCTCATATAGGCCTTAGATTTCCGAGATGGTTGAGCAGGATACTACTAAGCCCTGCTCAACACCAAATCCATCACAGTGTGGATATTAATCTTCAAAACAAGAACATTGGAGTTTCTTTTGCTTTTTGGGATATTCTTTTCGGAAGTCTTTATATTCCGAAAAAAGGAGAAGCAGAAAATATAGTCTTCGGTTTAGAGGAAGAAGAAGATTCCGACTTCCGTAATATATTAAAGATCTACTTTTTGCCGTTCAGAAAAACCCTGAGTCAACTTAAGAATATGATTCGTACACTAAAACAAGAATCCAAATCTTGA
- a CDS encoding NnrS family protein, producing the protein MKSFLDFRSAIWSVAFRPFFLFSSFHAIFAVLIWILILFSIIPSPFLTGGIQIHSYEMVFGFGRGIIIGFLFTAGQNWTKKVLAKEGYLALLFGLWLLGRFGFLSNPYLSYIALTADLYCDLLVLFYLAPPLFAKGQEHNRVVVVTYFLLFLLHILTAFSFLSILPEGWSLHLIHLSLFIILQFVILIGGRIMPFFSSAAIPGSNPKRFLKLEILIRYGGFLFLAIEACAFWFSQIVPFAGLYCLAFGMLNYSRWLFWEPWKSKKVAILWILHSGYFWLCTGFLAYGLSHLGFFPTSSAFHIFTVGGIGVFIYGMITRVSLGHTGRPIKASKSIIFAYILINLAVIARVFLPLLNKYREAYLFSAIFWIISFLIFAVKYSKILISPRAFTSS; encoded by the coding sequence ATGAAATCATTTTTAGATTTTCGCTCTGCAATTTGGTCCGTTGCCTTTCGTCCATTTTTTTTATTTAGTTCATTTCATGCTATATTCGCAGTTCTTATCTGGATCTTAATCCTATTTTCAATCATTCCTTCTCCATTTCTAACGGGAGGAATTCAAATACATTCTTACGAGATGGTCTTCGGTTTTGGACGTGGAATAATTATTGGATTCCTTTTTACTGCGGGTCAGAATTGGACGAAAAAAGTTCTAGCAAAAGAAGGATATTTAGCACTTCTATTCGGACTTTGGTTATTAGGTAGATTCGGATTCTTATCAAATCCATATCTTTCCTATATTGCACTTACTGCGGATCTGTATTGTGATCTACTTGTTCTCTTCTACCTTGCACCTCCTTTATTTGCAAAAGGCCAGGAGCATAATCGAGTAGTTGTGGTAACTTATTTTCTTTTGTTTTTGCTGCATATACTCACTGCATTTTCATTTCTAAGTATTTTGCCGGAAGGATGGAGTCTACATTTAATACATCTTTCTCTTTTCATAATACTTCAATTTGTAATCTTGATCGGTGGAAGGATTATGCCTTTCTTCTCTTCAGCAGCTATTCCGGGTTCGAATCCAAAACGATTCCTTAAATTAGAAATTTTGATAAGATACGGTGGATTTCTTTTCTTGGCCATAGAAGCTTGCGCCTTCTGGTTTTCGCAAATCGTTCCATTTGCAGGATTATATTGCCTTGCTTTCGGAATGTTAAACTATTCACGCTGGCTTTTCTGGGAACCGTGGAAATCTAAAAAGGTAGCTATCCTTTGGATCTTACATTCAGGTTATTTCTGGTTATGTACTGGATTTTTAGCATATGGACTTTCTCATTTAGGATTTTTTCCCACTTCTTCCGCATTTCATATCTTTACCGTTGGAGGGATTGGAGTATTCATCTATGGCATGATTACAAGAGTCTCTCTAGGGCATACAGGTAGACCCATTAAAGCCTCTAAATCGATTATCTTCGCATATATTTTGATAAACTTAGCGGTTATCGCCAGGGTATTTCTTCCCTTATTAAATAAATACAGGGAAGCTTACTTATTTTCCGCAATATTCTGGATAATCTCGTTTTTGATTTTTGCAGTTAAATATTCGAAAATTTTAATAAGTCCGAGAGCGTTCACCAGTTCCTGA
- a CDS encoding helix-turn-helix transcriptional regulator — protein sequence MFATSVMQTDFHEHYAATLAISLEENICIETEAGKGEYRVALVAPNTYHRTISPGVKMVSLLIDPETYEYGAISEYAGVGVVKRLEISSFLPLMGRLWDLYYGNLTDSEAWDLHLDLLQCVYPFKKLGKNIDERIVQIARKIRTEIPDSIRMKEIGKDFSISEDRLIRLFKENLGIPLRRYLLWVRIMNTAKLLKEGTSLTEAAHAAGFSDSAHFTRTFKENFGFVPSLFFGHLKSIEVRFCESGDLI from the coding sequence ATCTTTGCCACTAGTGTTATGCAAACTGATTTTCACGAGCATTATGCTGCTACTTTGGCGATCTCGCTCGAAGAAAATATCTGCATAGAGACAGAAGCAGGAAAAGGAGAATATCGTGTAGCACTAGTCGCCCCAAATACTTATCACAGGACCATCTCCCCTGGAGTAAAAATGGTTTCCTTACTGATAGATCCGGAAACCTACGAATACGGAGCTATTTCCGAATACGCTGGAGTTGGTGTAGTCAAACGTCTGGAAATTTCTTCATTCCTTCCTTTAATGGGAAGATTATGGGATCTATATTACGGAAATTTAACGGACTCGGAAGCTTGGGATCTGCATCTAGACTTACTACAGTGTGTGTATCCTTTTAAAAAACTCGGAAAGAATATAGATGAACGAATCGTTCAAATTGCGCGTAAGATCAGAACTGAAATACCTGACAGCATTCGAATGAAAGAGATCGGAAAGGATTTTTCGATCTCTGAAGATAGATTGATCCGTTTGTTTAAAGAGAATCTAGGCATTCCTCTTAGAAGGTACCTTTTATGGGTCAGGATCATGAATACTGCAAAACTTTTGAAAGAAGGAACAAGCTTAACGGAAGCAGCGCATGCCGCAGGTTTCTCAGATTCCGCCCATTTTACTAGAACCTTTAAGGAGAATTTTGGGTTTGTACCTTCTTTATTTTTCGGGCATCTAAAATCGATTGAGGTTCGGTTCTGCGAATCAGGCGATCTGATCTAA
- a CDS encoding M24 family metallopeptidase, with amino-acid sequence MPIERQRGFLSKLSSKISRYNSTSIHTPNQEEKAGFLKAQRLAYQCVTEIEKEMQEGWTEFQTAKRMNTFLRDHGVKVFLHRPFAWFGEHARFDGYKRFTQFHPSKKRRLQANESFILDVSPVVDGYIGDIGYSSSLTRNSELDNGMRYLLKLRSELPKLFSSSMSSSEIWHKIDQDSKRHGFDNVHSLYPFAVLGHRVYKVHLPNISFPLLPVSFASWFSLQGSLEFLSHKVLPELLTPDHEGEKTGLWAIEPHLGRGKTGFKFEEILVVEKDKAYWLDEEVPHMKKYGKLLEAV; translated from the coding sequence ATGCCAATAGAAAGACAGAGAGGATTTTTATCCAAACTCTCCTCCAAAATTTCCAGATACAATTCCACATCGATACATACGCCTAATCAAGAGGAAAAGGCAGGGTTTTTGAAAGCGCAAAGATTAGCATATCAATGTGTTACAGAGATAGAAAAAGAAATGCAAGAAGGTTGGACAGAGTTCCAAACAGCAAAACGTATGAATACATTCCTGAGAGATCATGGAGTTAAAGTATTTTTACATCGTCCTTTTGCTTGGTTCGGAGAGCATGCGAGATTTGACGGTTATAAAAGATTCACTCAATTCCATCCGAGTAAAAAGAGAAGATTACAAGCAAACGAATCCTTTATCTTAGATGTTTCTCCCGTGGTGGATGGATATATCGGTGACATCGGGTATTCATCTTCTTTAACTAGAAATTCTGAATTAGATAACGGAATGAGATATCTATTAAAGCTTAGATCTGAACTTCCAAAACTATTTTCTTCTTCTATGAGTTCTTCCGAGATCTGGCATAAGATAGATCAGGATTCCAAAAGACATGGATTCGATAATGTACACTCTTTGTATCCTTTTGCGGTGCTCGGGCATAGAGTATATAAAGTGCATTTACCTAATATTTCCTTTCCCCTATTGCCAGTTAGTTTTGCAAGCTGGTTCAGCTTACAAGGATCTTTGGAGTTTCTAAGTCATAAGGTGCTCCCTGAACTTTTGACTCCAGATCATGAAGGGGAAAAAACAGGTCTTTGGGCAATAGAACCTCATTTGGGAAGAGGTAAAACAGGTTTTAAATTTGAAGAGATCCTGGTAGTTGAAAAAGACAAAGCATATTGGTTGGATGAAGAAGTCCCTCATATGAAAAAATATGGGAAATTATTGGAAGCAGTATGA
- a CDS encoding SMP-30/gluconolactonase/LRE family protein — protein sequence MKLNQIIIIFIILILTGACNPSGIKIGEPYKLGEVPSSISEVQDKQDPFLSGLKVEMKDLPGHDDLLFDRAKGFGYASGMDGWVWRLDLKTDKAEQWIKPPVNPAGMQYSDKAKSKILVCASILGGETYEEKNRVGLYEIDIETKKIDPIILDLPKLEKEEFEKVYSNADMPTFSLQNLNLSNSRSFSLCNDLAVSDDGNRIYITEPFERSDAAMGSGAVPEAIGLYPHGKLWMLDRSKNTISLVLTGFTFVDGILIENSEKGKEESVVFTETSKFRIIRAFLSGKKQGSSEVLFENLPGLADGLERDTEGRIWAGIIKKRSGLVNFIHKNPWLKQLILSLPQKILPISHNTGILVIDPSGKKPLYYSMHDGSKVNDISVSVPFEDRVYFPSFDKTSRGLYSLPISSLKIKEF from the coding sequence ATGAAATTAAATCAAATAATTATAATATTTATCATTCTTATATTAACAGGAGCTTGTAATCCTTCTGGGATTAAAATAGGAGAACCATATAAATTAGGAGAAGTCCCTTCTTCAATTTCAGAAGTTCAGGACAAACAGGATCCTTTCTTAAGTGGACTCAAAGTGGAAATGAAAGACCTTCCTGGTCATGACGATTTGCTTTTCGATCGTGCCAAAGGATTTGGCTACGCATCAGGAATGGACGGTTGGGTCTGGAGATTGGATCTAAAGACTGATAAGGCAGAACAATGGATAAAACCCCCGGTAAATCCAGCAGGCATGCAATATTCAGATAAAGCTAAGTCTAAAATTTTAGTATGTGCATCTATACTTGGAGGCGAAACCTACGAAGAAAAAAATAGGGTAGGTCTTTACGAAATAGATATCGAGACTAAAAAGATAGATCCGATCATTTTAGATCTTCCTAAATTAGAAAAAGAGGAATTCGAAAAAGTGTATTCTAATGCAGATATGCCTACCTTTTCTCTTCAAAATTTGAATCTTTCTAATTCGAGGTCATTTTCTTTATGCAATGACTTGGCTGTATCGGATGATGGAAATCGGATCTATATCACAGAACCCTTCGAAAGATCAGATGCCGCTATGGGAAGCGGTGCCGTTCCAGAAGCTATAGGTCTTTATCCTCACGGAAAACTTTGGATGCTGGACAGAAGTAAAAATACAATCTCACTTGTTTTAACCGGATTTACTTTTGTGGACGGTATCTTGATTGAAAATTCTGAGAAAGGAAAAGAAGAGTCCGTGGTATTTACCGAAACAAGTAAGTTTAGGATTATCAGAGCTTTTCTTTCCGGAAAAAAACAAGGAAGCTCAGAAGTATTATTCGAAAATCTGCCGGGCCTTGCTGATGGCTTAGAAAGAGATACAGAAGGAAGGATTTGGGCTGGGATTATCAAAAAAAGATCAGGGCTTGTTAACTTTATTCATAAAAACCCTTGGCTGAAACAATTGATACTATCCTTACCCCAAAAGATTTTGCCTATATCTCATAATACTGGGATACTTGTGATCGATCCGAGTGGAAAAAAACCTCTCTATTATTCTATGCATGATGGATCTAAGGTTAATGATATTTCCGTTTCGGTTCCTTTTGAAGACAGAGTATATTTTCCTTCCTTCGACAAAACTTCGAGAGGATTGTATTCTTTGCCTATATCTTCCTTGAAAATTAAGGAATTCTAA
- a CDS encoding PP2C family protein-serine/threonine phosphatase → MKFLIRKIRILGKNRIPHLFLGSILFFFLLGCQPGKESPKVSKGVLDLRQWNFQTDGNISLDGEWEFYWNELLPNPKPKEQPSSVTYIKVPAKWDKGRNVTQKYPSHGFASYRAKVLLPEANTQLSLKISSISSSYTLFVNGKEISKGGNVGKEESEYSPGYKPGVFSFISDKPELEIVIHVSNFKYSNGSGIWNPIQLGNTSDIQQVSLRATMLDSITFGTLFVMSLYHFTFYLMRRRDPSALFFALLCLCIALRVSFYGERIFYNVFSIFKNYEFSVRGEILFLFLLLPGTILYVQSIFKEQFKKDKLFNIIFYLSLLLVFSAAFLPTKLFTMSFFINSLEILMLGVLTYLFFRLAYMSIKKVEGARICFFSLVVNLITVANDVLYLNKFIDSFYMVPYGVLALVLSQCILLASRFSKGFVLAEDLGEELKKLNVNLEQIVVERTENLNESLKLLKGDLSLAKKLQQKTLPTLNLNGKKVSIHPYYLPMSEIGGDYYDIFELEPGYFRLFLVDATGHGVQAALLTMTIKAEFESIKFVKDQPSRILELLNAACCQKYRSINIIFSAVLADIDLNNNVLYYSSAGHPPQVLKQKQEGADYLYSRGPIIGLKKEATYKNVTVPLLPGNRIFFFSDGIFEEFDQEKKEFGENRVLSILSRNTGIQEVAEDLISELQIFVGPRGFQDDVTLLAVEVH, encoded by the coding sequence TTGAAATTTCTTATCAGGAAGATCCGGATTTTGGGCAAGAATAGAATACCGCATTTGTTCTTAGGATCTATACTATTCTTCTTTCTTTTAGGCTGCCAACCAGGAAAGGAAAGCCCCAAAGTCAGTAAGGGTGTCCTGGACCTCAGGCAATGGAATTTCCAGACAGACGGCAATATTAGTCTAGACGGAGAATGGGAATTTTATTGGAATGAACTTCTTCCTAATCCCAAACCTAAAGAACAACCTTCCTCAGTTACTTATATAAAGGTCCCGGCAAAATGGGACAAAGGACGTAACGTCACTCAAAAATACCCAAGCCATGGCTTCGCAAGCTATAGGGCAAAAGTATTATTGCCTGAAGCAAATACACAACTCAGTCTCAAGATATCCTCTATCAGCTCTTCTTACACTTTATTCGTAAATGGAAAAGAAATCTCCAAAGGTGGAAATGTAGGGAAAGAAGAATCTGAATATTCTCCAGGGTATAAACCGGGGGTTTTTAGTTTTATCTCCGACAAACCTGAATTGGAAATTGTGATACATGTTTCGAATTTTAAATATTCGAATGGCTCAGGGATCTGGAATCCAATCCAACTAGGCAACACATCTGATATCCAACAGGTTTCTCTAAGAGCTACTATGTTAGATTCAATCACATTCGGGACCTTGTTTGTGATGTCGCTATACCATTTTACGTTTTATTTAATGAGAAGAAGGGATCCTTCTGCATTATTCTTTGCTCTGCTCTGTCTGTGTATTGCACTTAGAGTTTCTTTTTATGGAGAAAGGATCTTTTATAATGTATTCTCAATTTTCAAAAATTATGAATTTTCAGTAAGAGGAGAAATTCTATTCCTATTCCTACTTTTGCCAGGTACAATTCTATACGTACAATCTATCTTCAAGGAACAATTCAAAAAGGATAAATTATTCAATATTATATTTTATTTAAGTCTTCTTTTAGTATTTTCTGCCGCATTCCTTCCAACAAAATTATTCACCATGTCCTTCTTCATCAATTCTTTAGAAATCCTGATGTTGGGAGTTTTGACCTATTTATTTTTCAGATTAGCTTACATGTCCATAAAGAAGGTAGAAGGAGCCAGAATTTGCTTTTTCAGTCTGGTAGTAAATCTGATCACCGTTGCAAATGATGTTCTATATCTAAATAAGTTTATAGACTCTTTCTATATGGTTCCATACGGAGTTTTGGCACTAGTTCTTTCTCAATGTATATTACTTGCTTCACGATTCTCTAAAGGATTTGTGCTCGCAGAAGATTTAGGAGAAGAGCTTAAAAAACTGAATGTAAATCTGGAACAAATTGTAGTAGAAAGAACAGAAAATCTAAATGAGTCTTTGAAACTTTTAAAAGGAGATCTTTCTCTCGCTAAAAAATTACAGCAAAAGACTCTACCTACTCTTAACTTAAATGGTAAGAAAGTTTCCATTCATCCTTACTATCTCCCTATGTCAGAGATTGGCGGAGATTATTATGATATTTTCGAATTAGAACCTGGTTATTTCCGATTATTCTTAGTGGATGCTACCGGTCACGGAGTACAAGCAGCCCTTCTTACAATGACCATTAAGGCGGAATTTGAGAGTATTAAGTTTGTTAAAGACCAACCTTCTCGCATCTTAGAATTATTAAATGCGGCTTGTTGCCAAAAATATAGAAGTATCAATATTATATTCTCTGCTGTTCTTGCTGATATCGATCTGAATAATAATGTTCTGTATTATTCTTCAGCAGGACATCCTCCTCAAGTTTTAAAACAAAAACAAGAAGGCGCGGATTATCTGTATTCTAGAGGACCAATTATAGGTCTGAAAAAAGAAGCCACTTATAAAAATGTGACTGTGCCTCTTCTTCCTGGAAATCGGATCTTTTTCTTTTCAGATGGAATTTTCGAGGAATTCGATCAGGAGAAGAAAGAATTCGGCGAGAACCGGGTATTATCCATTTTAAGTAGAAATACAGGCATTCAGGAAGTGGCAGAAGATCTAATCTCGGAACTACAAATTTTTGTAGGCCCGAGAGGATTCCAAGACGACGTCACTTTACTCGCCGTAGAAGTTCATTAG